In a genomic window of Festucalex cinctus isolate MCC-2025b chromosome 11, RoL_Fcin_1.0, whole genome shotgun sequence:
- the LOC144030869 gene encoding indian hedgehog B protein-like — protein MRIPFLLLTASLCAMVLLLLAPASEGCGPGRGYGKRRLPKKLIPLALKQFSPNVAEKTLGASGRPEGKITRNSERFKELTPNYNTDIIFKDEEDTGADRLMTQRCKDKLNSLAISVMNMWPGVKLRVTEGWDEDGHHSEDSLHYEGRAVDITTSDRDRNKYAMLARLAVEAGFDWVYYESKAHIHCSVKSEHSVAAKTGGCFPGDAQVTLEGGVTKQMRDLHPGDRVLASSTTDGRGSLVYSPVLSFLDLQTNVTKIFTLIGTHTGLNVTLTAAHLIFVADCGKDDVRTSFASEVKPGQCVLTSQGGETTQAVVTFVEERQSAGLYAPLTQHGSIVVNSVLASCYAAVDNHRLAHWVLAPLRLVRTLTGPAEQQRDGVHWYPRLLQRVGEMLLGPKHFHPFGTERGL, from the exons ATGCGGATCCCCTTCCTCCTTCTCACCGCCTCTCTGTGCGCCatggtcctcctcctcctcgcaccTGCCTCGGAGGGCTGCGGACCGGGGAGGGGGTACGGCAAGAGGCGGCTTCCGAAGAAGCTCATCCCGCTGGCCTTGAAGCAATTCAGCCCCAATGTGGCCGAGAAGACGCTGGGGGCGAGCGGGCGGCCCGAGGGCAAAATTACTCGCAACTCGGAGCGCTTCAAGGAGCTGACTCCGAACTACAACACTGACATCATCTTCAAGGATGAAGAGGACACGGGCGCCGACAGGCTCATGACCCAG CGCTGTAAAGACAAGTTGAACTCCCTGGCCATCTCTGTGATGAACATGTGGCCTGGTGTGAAGCTGAGAGTGACAGAGGGCTGGGATGAGGACGGCCATCACTCGGAGGACTCGCTGCACTATGAGGGACGTGCGGTTGACATCACCACCTCAGACAG GGACAGAAACAAGTATGCCATGTTGGCTCGGCTTGCTGTCGAAGCTGGATTTGATTGGGTCTACTATGAGTCCAAAGCCCATATTCATTGTAGCGTCAAGTCAG AGCATTCCGTGGCGGCCAAAACTGGCGGTTGTTTCCCAGGCGACGCTCAAGTCACCCTTGAGGGCGGAGTCACCAAGCAGATGCGTGACCTTCATCCCGGCGACCGCGTTTTGGCTTCCTCCACAACCGACGGCCGCGGCTCGCTCGTCTACAGCCCGGTGTTATCCTTTTTGGATCTCCAGACCAACGTCACCAAGATCTTCACGCTCATCGGAACCCACACTGGACTTAATGTAACGCTGACGGCGGCGCACCTCATCTTTGTCGCTGACTGCGGCAAAGACGACGTGAGGACGTCGTTCGCCAGCGAGGTCAAGCCGGGTCAGTGTGTGCTGACCTCGCAAGGAGGGGAAACGACGCAAGCGGTGGTGACTTTTGTGGAGGAGAGGCAGAGCGCCGGCTTGTACGCCCCGTTGACCCAGCACGGCTCTATCGTAGTGAACAGCGTTTTGGCGTCCTGTTACGCTGCTGTGGACAATCACCGTTTGGCCCACTGGGTTCTCGCCCCGCTGCGGTTGGTCCGCACCCTCACGGGCCCTGCAGAACAACAAAGGGATGGAGTGCACTGGTACCCCAGGCTTCTACAGCGGGTTGGGGAAATGTTACTGGGCCCGAAACACTTCCACCCTTTTGGAACTGAGCGAGGACTCTGA